The genomic stretch CGCTACCGCCCGCCGCCGCCCGCCCGGTCCGGCGCCGCCGGGCGCCGCGCTACTGCTGCCCCGCGCACGCCGCGGCCGGATCGCCGAGCCCGCCGGTCGCCAGCGCGCGCCACGCGCCGTACGCCGGCTCGAGCCGCGTCAGCCGCGGGTTGGCGAGCCCGACCCGGAACGCCGTGTCCTCGCGGAACGTGTACTGAAACGCGACGTCGACGCGCGGATCGTCGGACCACACCGCCAGCGCGCGGGCCATCGCCTCGCAGCCGTCGCGCCCGTCCTGCGACGACGCGCCCGTCTCGGTGATCCACACCGGCAGCGGCCCGCCCGGGCACGCATGGGCGTCGAGAGCGTCGGTCACGCCGCGCAGGATCCGCGGCGCCCCCGGCTGGGCGGCGGGATCGGCCGCATCGGCGGCCAGCTCGCCGGCCACCTTCGCATACGCGTGCTGGGCCCAGACGCCGGCGCCGCACACCACATCGTCGGGCAGCGCGCGGGCGAACTCCGCCGAGCCGACCGCGTTGGCCCGCGGTGCGTCGAACCCCGCGACCTCGCCGAGGACGATGCGCTGGTCGCCGGGCGCCGCGTCGAGCTCGGCCCGCGCCGCACGCACGAGCTCGGCGTAGCGGTCGGGCGACTGCGGCGCCCGGTCGGCGTCACAGGCCGCGCGCTGCGGCCCGAAGAACAGCGGGTGGTTCGGCTCGTTCCACGGCGACCACCACGGCAGCGCGATCCGCTCGCCGGCGCCCAGCTCGAGCAGCGACCGGATCAGCACGCGGTAGGCCTCGAGATCGGCGGGCATCCGCGCCGCGGCGCCCGCGCGCTCGGACTCGCAGCCCGCGGGCGGGCTCGCCGCCCAGTCCGGTGTGCCGAGGATCACGATGACGGGCACCATCTGCGCGGCGGCCGCCGCACGCAGCTCGTCCGCGATCCCGCTGAACGCCGCGCACGGCGGGATGCCGCGCAGGCAGCCGTCGGCGGGCTGGGACCAGTCGGGGCCCTGGCTCGGCGTAGGCTGGACGCGCCGCCAGTCGACGAGGATCCGCAGGTAGCGCGGCTGCAGCGCCTGCAGGCGGTCGCGCCACGGCGTGAACGCGCCGGGCTGCGGGCCGGGCGCGACGAGGTGCGGGTTGGCCTCGGTGATGCCGGCGTTCAACGGCGCCGCCGGGACGGGCGGCGGCTCGGGCGGAGCCGGCGGCGGCGTCGGCGTGGTCGGGGACGCGGTGGTCGCCGTCGTGGTGACGGGCGCCGGCGGCTCCTCGCCGCCGGAGAGGACGACGATCAGGACGACGACGAGCGCGGCCGCGAGCGCAGCGCCCGCGCCCAGCGCGATCCGCCGTCGGTCAGACAGCGCTCACGTGCTCGTCCTCCGCGACGCGGAAGGACGAGCCGCAGCCGCAGGCGGCGACGACGTTGGGGTTGTTGACCTGGAAGCCGGCGCCCTGCAGCGAGTCGACGTAGTCGATGATCGAGCCGGCGACGTAGGGCAGCGACTGCGTGTCGCACAGGAGCTTGAGCCCGTGGTCCTCGAAGACCGTGTCGTCGTCGCGCTGCTCGTCGAACGCCAGGTTGTACTGAAAGCCCGAGCAGCCACCGCCGCGCACGCCCACCCGAAGGCCGGCGGTCTGCACGTCGGCGTTCTGGCCGGCGAGGAACTCCCGCACCTTCTCGGCGCCCTTGTCGGTGATGGTGATCATGATCAGTCGTGCCTTCCTGTGGTGACGCTTCACAAAGGATAGCGACCTGTACCCTCTGAACTGCGATGCCCACCGTCGAAGAGATCAAAGAGCGTATCGAGGCCGCGATCCCCGGCGCCCGCGCCGAGGTCGAGGACTGGACGGGCGGCGGCGACCACTTCCGCGCCGTCGTTCGCTCGCCCGCGTTCGCGGGCAGGACGCGCGTCCAGCAGCACCAGATGGTGTATGCCGTGTTCGGCTCGGAGATCGGTGGGTCCATCCATGCCCTGTCGCTGAAGACCGAGGAGACCTGATGTCCGAGAACCCGCTGCGCGACGCCATCCAGGAAGCCATCTCCGAGAACCAGATCATCCTCTTCATGAAGGGCACCCCCGAAGCCCCGGCGTGCGGCTTCAGCGCTCGCTCCGCCGCCGCGCTGCAGGCCCTCAACGCGCCGTTCGCGGCCGTCGACATCCTGCCCGACCCGGCGATCCGCCAGGAGCTGTCGGCGATCTCGGGCTGGCCCACCATCCCGCAGCTGTTCGTCGAGGGCGAGCTCGTCGGCGGCTCGGACATCATCATGGAGCTCTACGAGTCCGGCGAGCTGGCCGAGACGCTCGGCCTCGAGGCCCCCGCGGACGTTCCGGCCGAGCCGACCGAGGCCGCGACCGCCTCGGCGCCGCCCCTCTCGATCGAGAACCGCCTGGGCTGACATGCCCGGCCGGGCCGGCGCGGTCGCGCTGGCCCTGACGGCCGCGCTGCTCGCCACCGCGCCCGCCGGCGCGGCAGCGGCGCGCTGCGCCCTGCGGCCCGTCCCGAGCTGGCGGTCGATCACCGGCGCCGCCCCGGGCCGGGCGCCGGCGACGGGCGAGCAGGTCGGCGCCTACCTGCAGGCGGTCGACGCCGCGAGCCCGCGTGTGGCCACCGGCGTCCTCGGCCGGTCGCCGCAGGGGCGTGCCCTTCCGTACGCGGTGATCGCCGAGCCGGGCACGCTCGCGCGGCTCGACCCGACCGCCGCGCGGCTGCGCGCCGTCCGCGACGGCACCGCCGCGGCGCGCACCGCGGCCGGGACGCCGCCGATCGTCTGGCTCACCGCCGGGGTGCACGCCAACGAGCCGAGCGGCATCGACGCCGACATGGCCGTCGTCGCCGACCTCGCCGCAGGCCGGCTCTGCGGGCCGCTGCGCCGGCTCATCGTGGTCGTCGCCCCGCTGCAGAACCCTGACGGCCTGGCCGCGGGCACCCGCACGAACGCCGCCGGCTTCGACCTCAACCGCGACTGGTTCGCCGCGACGCAGCCCGAGACGCGGGCGATGCTCGCGCTGCTGGCCCGCCTGCCGCCGACGGCGCTCGCCGACCAGCACGAGCAGGAGGGCTCGGCCTTCTTCTTCCCGCCGAACGCCGACCCCGTCCACCACGAGGTGCCCGCCCAGGTCCGGCGCACGATCGCCGGCCTGTACGCGCCTGCGCTGCGGCGCGCGTTCGACCGCGCCGGGCGCGAGCACGCGAGCTCGGGCACCTACGACCTCTTCTACATGGGCTACGCCGACACCGCCGCGACGACGCTGTTCGGCGCGGCCGGCATGACGTTCGAGCAGGGCGGGGCGGTGCCGTACGCCGAGCGCGTGGCCGGACACACGCTGGCCGCCGAGACCCTGCTGCGCGCGAGCGCCCGACATGCCGCGACGCTCGTCCGGCGCTGGAGCGCCGTGTGGCCGCAGGCCCGGGCCGAAGGCGCCCGCGGGGCACTGCAGCCCAACGCGCGCCCCGCAAGCGGCGGGCGCCCGCTCGAGCGGGTCCCGCCGGAGCCCGTGTACGCCTACCTCCTGCGCGCGGACGTCCACGGTGCGGACGCCGCCGCGCTCGCCGCCCGGCTCGGCGCCGCCGGGGTCCGGGTCGGCCGTCTCGCCCGCGCCACGCGCCTGCCGGCGTTCCATGCGTACGGCGCCTCCGCGGCCGGCGCGCGGACGCTGCCCGCGGGCACCTGGGTCGTCCCGCTCGCCCAGACCCGCAAGCACTGGGTCGAGGCCATGCTCGGCCAGGACGCCTATCCGCCCGTCGCGCGCTTCTACGACGTCTCGTCGTGGTCGAACCCGCTGCTCATGGGGCTCGCGGGCGGCTGGAGCGAACGGCCGTTGCCCGCCGGCTCCGTCACGTTCGCCCCCGCGCCGGCGCCGGTCCCGCCCCCGGACGCGCCCGCGTACGCGTTCGCCGGCGACAGCGCCGCCGCCCTCGGCCTCGCCGCCGACCTGCTCGCCACCGGCGCGACGGTCCTGCGCACGCCGCGCTCCGGCGAGCTCGCCGCCACCGGCCCCCTGCCCGCCGACGTCCTCGCCCGCGCGGGCGCCCGCGGCGTCGCGCTGACCGCGGCCGGCGCCCCGCCGGCGAACGCCGTCGCCCTGCGGGTGCCGAAGGTCGCGCTGCTCGCCGACCTCGCGCCGGTCGTGCTCGGCCGCCCCGGCCTGGAGAACAGCACGGAGCACGAGCCGCATGCGTGGATGCGCTTCGTGCTGGCGCAGCGCCTCGGCCTCACCGCCGACGTGCTCGGCGACGCCGATCTCGCCGCGGGGCGGCTGCGCGACGGCGGCTACACCGCGCTCGTCGTCGCCGGGACGCGGATTCCCGACGGCTCGCTCGGCGCCGCCGCGCTGGCCGAGGTCCGCGCGTTCGTGACGGCCGGGGGCACCTACGTCGGCGCCCGCCGCCCCGGGTTGGCCGCGGCCCGCGCCGCCGCGCTGACGACGGCCGCCGAGCGCTCCGCGCCCACGCTCGACGTGCCCGGCGCGACGTTCGCCGTCGCCGTCGACCGCGACGACCCCGTCGCATGGGGCAACGGGGGCACGCGCGGCTTCACGTTCGACGCGGGCGACCCGGTGCTCGAGGCCGGCGACGCCCACCCGGTGCTCCGCTTCGCGCGCGGCGGCGGGCTCGTCTCCGGCTACGCCCGCGACGCCGCCGTGCTCGGCGGGACGCCCGCCGTCCTCGACGCGACGCTCGGCGCCGGCCGGGTCGTCCTGTTCGCGGGCGACCCGAGCTTCCGCGCCTACGCCGAGGGCGCTCAGCGCCTGCTCGCCAACGCCCTCCTGGCGCCCCCCTTGCCGCCCGCCGCGGCCCGCACGCGCACGGGGTAGCTCGCGCTGCCGCTGATGCGCACGTCCGCGTCGCGGAAGAGCCGGCGGCCGGGCACGGGCTGCTCCGAGCCCGCGGGCCGCAGCCCGGAGTAGACGCCGTCCCAGCGCCCGATGCGGCTGATCTGGCGCGCCAGCCCGGCGAAGGTGGCCGGGGACGGCCGCGGCGTGTCGTCCGCCGCCACGGTGAGCACCGCGGCGTCCTCGATCGCGCCGTCGGCGGGGGTCCCGGAGACCCCGAGGTCGTAGCGCCCGCGCTCGGTGGAGCGCGGCACGCGCAGCGTGACCTGGCGCTCGAAGCGCGCCCCGCGGTAGCGCTGCAGCTGCAGCGTCAGGCGCGCGGACCGACCCGGGCGGACGACGCGCGGGCCGCGCACGCCGACGATGAACGCCTGCTCCAGCCCGGCGGCCACCTTCAGGTCGGCGTCGACGGACACGACGTGCGGCGCCTGCGCAGTGAACGCGTCGATGGCGGCGATCGCGTCGGCGAGGTCGATGGCGTACGGGCCGCCGGGGCTCGCGCCCCCGCCGAGATCGCCGACGTAGCGGTTGCAGAAGCCGGTCGGCTGCGAGAGCTCGCGCAGCCGGAACCGCACGCACATCTCGGCGCTCTGGCGCACCGGCGAGCCGTCGAGCGCGGCGAACCCGGCCTGCGCGACGGCCAACGGCGCGACCAGGGCCAGCGGCGACGCGCCGGACGGCAGCCCGACCTCGGTCTCGTCGGCGACCTGGACGTTGGACTCGCGCGCCGCGCCCCCGGCCTCGTTGCGGGCGAGCACGTGCACCGCGGTCTGCGGCGGCGGCGCGCCGATGAGCCCGGTGACGCCGAAGCGCCCGTCGAAGGTGATCGAGCCGAGGTCGTGCCCGGGCGCGGCGAGCTTCGTCGACGTGGCGCCCTCGATCCCGATCGGGTTGTCGATGACCGTGTACACCCACGCGTCCTGCAGCAGCAGCGAGCGCCGGCCGGTCGCGTCGAACGGATGCCCGAGCGCCCAGACCCGTGGGCCGTCGACGTACGTCACGGTGCCGACCGCTCCGGCCGCGAGGTCGCCGGAGGCCAGGCCGACGGCCATGGAGGCGCCGGGGACCAGCGGCTGGACGGGGAAGTCGCTGCCGACCGGGCCGGTCGGCACGGCCTGGAGCACGAGGCCCGCCTTCGCCGCCCGGCGGGCGAACGGGGCGAGGACCGCCGCATCGACGCCCCGGACGGCGATGGGCGTGGCGAGCGGGCGCACGGTCCCGCGCAGCGCGCGCGGCAGGGCGTGGCGCGCCGCCGGCGGGTCGGGCACAGGCGTGCCGAGCAGCGACTCGATCGGCGTGGCCAGCGCCACCTTGTTGCCGTAGTCGCCGGTGCCGAACGCGATCGCTCCCGCGATCCGGCCGCCGCAGATCACCGGGGCGCCCGAGAACCCGGAGGCGATCCCGGCGGGCTCCGCCGCGCCGCCGGAGGCGCGCACCAGGATGAGCGGGTCGCCGGCCACGGCATCGCCCGCGACGACGTCGATGACCTCCACGTCGAACGACGCGATGTCGACGCCGCGCACGACGGTCAGGCCGGTGCAGCGCAGGCCGCCGTGGACCTCGCCGAGCGGCATGATTGGGTCGGCCGCGACCGCCGTGCCGGTCGCGACGGCGAAGGCGGCCGCCGTGATGGCGAGCAGGCGGAGGAGCACGCGGCGAACCTACCGGGGCGACGCGGGCTGCGCGGCGCTCGCCCGTCCGCGCAGGTGCTCGACGATCCGCCGCGAGTCGCAGATCGGCTCGCCGTCGATCACGAGCAGCGGCACGACGCGCTGCCCGGAGAGGCGCTCGATCTCGTCGCGCCCGGCCCGGCGCATCGGCACGCGGACCTCGTCGAACGCGACGCCGGTCCGCCGCAGCTCGCGCGCGACGCGCCCGCACGCGCAGAGGCGGTCCGTCGGCGCCGGGCAGCGGTACAGCGTCGCCGCGCTCACGGCACGAGGCGCCCGAGGAGGCTTCCGGTCTGGTGGACGGCGCCGCCGGCCAGCCGCAGCGCGAGCGGCTGGCGGGTGCCCGGGAGCCGCATGAGCTCGGGCTCGCGCTCGCGGTACCAGTCGATCGTCGCCTGCAGCGTGTCCTCGTGGTGCGACGGCTTCCAGCCCAGCTCGCGGTGGGCCTTGTTGGACCGGAACGCCCACCACTGCGCGGACGCGCGCACCTCGTCGACGGTCACGGGCGGGCGCCCGGGGAGCGCCTCCGCCGC from Capillimicrobium parvum encodes the following:
- a CDS encoding M14 family zinc carboxypeptidase, yielding MPGRAGAVALALTAALLATAPAGAAAARCALRPVPSWRSITGAAPGRAPATGEQVGAYLQAVDAASPRVATGVLGRSPQGRALPYAVIAEPGTLARLDPTAARLRAVRDGTAAARTAAGTPPIVWLTAGVHANEPSGIDADMAVVADLAAGRLCGPLRRLIVVVAPLQNPDGLAAGTRTNAAGFDLNRDWFAATQPETRAMLALLARLPPTALADQHEQEGSAFFFPPNADPVHHEVPAQVRRTIAGLYAPALRRAFDRAGREHASSGTYDLFYMGYADTAATTLFGAAGMTFEQGGAVPYAERVAGHTLAAETLLRASARHAATLVRRWSAVWPQARAEGARGALQPNARPASGGRPLERVPPEPVYAYLLRADVHGADAAALAARLGAAGVRVGRLARATRLPAFHAYGASAAGARTLPAGTWVVPLAQTRKHWVEAMLGQDAYPPVARFYDVSSWSNPLLMGLAGGWSERPLPAGSVTFAPAPAPVPPPDAPAYAFAGDSAAALGLAADLLATGATVLRTPRSGELAATGPLPADVLARAGARGVALTAAGAPPANAVALRVPKVALLADLAPVVLGRPGLENSTEHEPHAWMRFVLAQRLGLTADVLGDADLAAGRLRDGGYTALVVAGTRIPDGSLGAAALAEVRAFVTAGGTYVGARRPGLAAARAAALTTAAERSAPTLDVPGATFAVAVDRDDPVAWGNGGTRGFTFDAGDPVLEAGDAHPVLRFARGGGLVSGYARDAAVLGGTPAVLDATLGAGRVVLFAGDPSFRAYAEGAQRLLANALLAPPLPPAAARTRTG
- a CDS encoding HesB/IscA family protein, whose amino-acid sequence is MITITDKGAEKVREFLAGQNADVQTAGLRVGVRGGGCSGFQYNLAFDEQRDDDTVFEDHGLKLLCDTQSLPYVAGSIIDYVDSLQGAGFQVNNPNVVAACGCGSSFRVAEDEHVSAV
- a CDS encoding BolA family protein; this encodes MPTVEEIKERIEAAIPGARAEVEDWTGGGDHFRAVVRSPAFAGRTRVQQHQMVYAVFGSEIGGSIHALSLKTEET
- a CDS encoding glutaredoxin family protein; this encodes MSAATLYRCPAPTDRLCACGRVARELRRTGVAFDEVRVPMRRAGRDEIERLSGQRVVPLLVIDGEPICDSRRIVEHLRGRASAAQPASPR
- the grxD gene encoding Grx4 family monothiol glutaredoxin, encoding MSENPLRDAIQEAISENQIILFMKGTPEAPACGFSARSAAALQALNAPFAAVDILPDPAIRQELSAISGWPTIPQLFVEGELVGGSDIIMELYESGELAETLGLEAPADVPAEPTEAATASAPPLSIENRLG